A DNA window from Arachis duranensis cultivar V14167 chromosome 3, aradu.V14167.gnm2.J7QH, whole genome shotgun sequence contains the following coding sequences:
- the LOC110278886 gene encoding lectin 11, producing the protein MAVSPISAVSFILILSFVMNVKSSSSPFDVSFNFPRFTPDDFIGFANDATIKHGAIKLTKKNKTGFPLQHSVGQAAFLQLIRIYDKANAKVANFTTQFTFLVNRNSATNYGDGLAFFLMPPDFKLPDRKDSSGGFLGIFTHENALINNDDNGHNKIVLVEFDSFNNEWDPIEAYEISHMGIDVGSIKSVATAPWLIEFEPDGTKVTARISYDSRAKRLSVNVFFHDKVADSSLVYDIDLTKVLPEAVFVGFTAATGDLVETHDILSWSFDSKF; encoded by the coding sequence ATGGCTGTAAGTCCCATCTCGGCCGTTTCGTTCATCTTAATCCTCTCCTTTGTCATGAATGtgaaatcatcatcatcaccatttgACGTGTCTTTCAACTTCCCCCGTTTTACCCCAGATGATTTCATAGGTTTCGCCAACGATGCCACTATAAAACACGGTGCCATCAAACTCACAAAGAAGAACAAAACTGGATTCCCTCTCCAACACAGTGTTGGCCAAGCAGCATTCCTCCAGCTTATCCGCATTTACGACAAAGCCAACGCCAAAGTCGCAAACTTCACCACACAGTTCACCTTTCTGGTCAACAGAAATAGCGCTACAAACTACGGCGATGGTCTCGCCTTCTTCCTCATGCCGCCGGATTTCAAACTCCCAGATAGAAAAGATTCCAGTGGTGGATTCCTAGGAATCTTCACTCATGAAAACGCCCTAATAAATAATGATGACAATGGTCATAATAAGATCGTGCTTGTTGAGTTTGACAGCTTCAACAACGAGTGGGACCCGATTGAAGCGTACGAGATATCTCATATGGGAATCGATGTTGGGTCCATTAAGTCGGTGGCTACTGCGCCATGGTTAATTGAATTTGAGCCTGACGGAACCAAGGTGACTGCACGCATAAGCTATGATTCTAGGGCTAAGCGATTGAGCGTGAACGTGTTTTTTCATGATAAGGTAGCGGATTCGAGTTTGGTGTATGATATTGACTTGACTAAGGTTTTGCCAGAAGCAGTTTTTGTTGGATTCACTGCTGCCACTGGTGACTTGGTTGAGACACATGACATACTTTCTTGGTCCTTCGATTCTAAATTCTAG
- the LOC107480957 gene encoding L-type lectin-domain containing receptor kinase IX.1-like: MASTFYHHHPHTLIPLIILYSIFFSFYPAYSIQFQIPSFNPGDANILYLGAAATRDGSADFNVNDLYTCQVGWTIYSKQVLLWDSRTGKLTDFTTHYTFIIDTGNKTTYGHGLAFFLAPVDFEIPPNSSGGFLGLFNTTTKDSAQNQIVLVEFDSYPNSEWGETVQHVGINNNSIVSTKWTPWNTSLHSGDTADVWISYNSTTKNLSVSWKYQNSYDPEEHTSLSLAIDLTRVLPEWVTIGFSAATGYFGETHTLLSWEFNSTLDRAEGNNSNKTRLVVILTVSCSALAVGAIAAFLVLWNRRKKKSMKDQLEAMNLTSMNDDLERGAGPRRFSYKELSLVTNNFSKDRLLGKGGFGSVYRGYFANQDLSVAVKKISRGSRQGKKEYVTEVKVISQLRHRNLVQLLGWCHDKGEFLLVYEFMPNGSLDSHLFGSKKSPIPWNVRHKIGLGLASAVLYLHEEWERCVVHRDIKSSNVMLDSTFNVKLGDFGLAKLMDHELGPQTTGIAGTLGYLAPEYVSTGRASKESDVYSFGVVALEIATGKKALDVMEDCDGEKGLVEWVWDHYGRGELVVAVDERLGKDFDEREAECLMIVGLWCAHPDATMRPSIRQAVHVLNFEAAMPINLPTKRPVAIYHDPTITPTPTPTPSVQDSITTSLQTGR; this comes from the exons ATGGCTTCCACTTTCTACCATCATCATCCACATACCCTTATTCCACTAATCATCTTATActccattttcttctctttttatcCTGCTTACTCAATTCAATTCCAAATCCCTTCTTTCAATCCTGGTGATGCCAACATACTCTACCTAGGAGCTGCAGCAACAAGGGATGGTTCTGCTGATTTCAATGTGAATGACTTATACACTTGCCAAGTTGGATGGACCATTTACTCCAAGCAGGTGTTACTTTGGGACTCAAGAACTGGTAAACTCACTGATTTCACAACTCACTATACATTCATCATTGACACAGGAAATAAAACCACCTATGGCCATGgtcttgcattcttccttgccCCTGTTGATTTTGAAATCCCACCCAATTCCTCTGGTGGATTTCTTGGATTATTCAACACCACAACAAAGGATTCAGCACAGAATCAAATTGTCCTGGTTGAGTTTGACTCTTACCCAAACTCTGAATGGGGTGAAACTGTGCAGCATGTTGGGATCAACAACAATTCAATTGTTTCGACAAAGTGGACCCCTTGGAATACTAGTTTACACAGTGGAGACACTGCTGATGTTTGGATTAGTTACAACTCCACAACTAAGAACTTGAGTGTATCTTGGAAGTACCAAAACTCATATGATCCTGAAGAACACACTAGTCTCTCTCTTGCAATTGATTTGACAAGGGTCTTACCTGAGTGGGTTACAATTGGATTTTCTGCTGCAACAGGTTACTTTGGAGAGACTCACACTCTTCTGTCATGGGAGTTCAACTCAACTTTGGACAGAGCTGAAGGAAACAATTCAAATAAGACAAGGTTAGTAGTGATTCTAACTGTTTCTTGTAGTGCTCTAGCAGTGGGAGCAATTGCAGCATTTCTAGTACTTTGGAataggaggaagaagaaaagcatGAAAGATCAATTAGAGGCTATGAATTTAACCTCAATGAATGATGACCTTGAAAGAGGAGCAGGACCAAGAAGGTTCTCGTACAAAGAACTTTCTTTGGTCACCAACAACTTCTCCAAAGACAGGTTGTTGGGTAAAGGAGGGTTTGGATCTGTCTACAGAGGTTACTTTGCAAATCAAGACTTATCAGTTGCTGTGAAGAAGATATCAAGAGGATCTAGACAAGGGAAGAAAGAGTATGTAACTGAGGTCAAAGTCATTAGCCAACTCAGACACAGGAACCTTGTGCAACTCTTGGGTTGGTGCCATGACAAAG GGGAGTTCTTGCTTGTTTACGAGTTCATGCCGAATGGAAGCCTTGACTCTCACCTATTTGGTAGCAAAAAGTCACCAATCCCATGGAATGTGAGGCACAAGATAGGACTTGGATTAGCATCTGCAGTGCTATATCTTCATGAAGAATGGGAGAGGTGTGTGGTGCATAGGGACATCAAATCAAGCAATGTCATGCTGGATTCCACCTTCAATGTGAAGCTAGGTGACTTTGGACTAGCCAAGCTCATGGACCATGAACTTGGTCCCCAAACAACAGGGATAGCTGGAACATTAGGGTACCTAGCACCAGAATATGTGAGCACAGGAAGGGCAAGTAAAGAATCTGATGTGTACAGCTTTGGTGTGGTGGCATTGGAGATAGCCACAGGGAAGAAAGCCCTTGATGTGATGGAAGATTGTGATGGTGAAAAGGGGTTGGTTGAGTGGGTTTGGGACCATTATGGAAGAGGAGAACTGGTTGTGGCAGTTGATGAGAGGTTGGGGAAAGATTTTGATGAAAGGGAAGCAGAGTGCTTGATGATTGTGGGGCTATGGTGTGCTCACCCTGATGCAACTATGAGACCGTCAATAAGACAAGCAGTTCATGTGCTTAATTTTGAAGCTGCCATGCCAATCAACCTTCCAACAAAGAGGCCTGTTGCAATATACCATGATCCTACTAttacaccaacaccaacaccaacaccatcaGTGCAAGATTCTATAACCACAAGCCTTCAAACTGGTCGTTGA
- the LOC110279500 gene encoding uncharacterized protein LOC110279500, with the protein MEEERRVVVSLSWRCTRRRPCVQLAATSRRELAWRHRRCRPTPDPLLFAVRVLPASSRSRHSPLQALAASFSVSIPREDRHQEWWWISHDRRGLTEPPNSTISAADGGSDGVSTHPCYRSTMGFSLPCRESADIGTAPRIVISGGCPRVRRLPRKIPPSVLPSHISIWLQISWVRHRRIKPRAVSVESFASGAVESLLSGEKVEVDLA; encoded by the exons ATGGAAGAAGAGAGACGCGTTGTTGTTTCTCTGTCTTGGAGGTGTACCCGCCGCCGCCCCTGCGTCCAACTCGCAGCCACCAGCCGTCGCGAGCTTGCATGGAGGCACCGTCGCTGCCGTCCAACTCCCGACCCTCTACTATTCGCTGTTCGAGTTCTCCCTGCCTCTTCCCGAAGCCGCCACTCGCCCCTGCAAGCCCTCGCCGCTTCATTCTCCGTCTCGATTCCAAGGGAAGACCGCCACCAGGAGTGGTGGTGGATTAGCCACGATAGGAGAGGCTTGACGGAACCCCCAAACTCCACGATCTCTGCCGCGGATGGTGGTTCTGATGGCGTGAGCACGCACCCTTGTTACAGGAGCACCATGGGCTTCTCCCTTCCGTGCCGCGAAAGCGCCGACATCGGCACTGCTCCTCGCATCGTCATCAGTGGCGGTTGTCCGCGGGTTCGGCGCCTCCCAAGGAAGATACCGCCAAGCGTCCTCCCCTCCCACATCTCGATTTGGCTGCAAATCTCCTGGGTGCGTCATCGACGAATCAAACCAAG AGCCGTAAGTGTAGAATCGTTTGCCTCTGGAGCTGTTGAATCATTGTTGAGTGGTGAAAAAGTTGAGGTTGATTTGGCTTGA
- the LOC107480987 gene encoding serine hydroxymethyltransferase, mitochondrial gives MAMAMALRRLSSSIDKPLRPLFNATSVCYKSSLPDEAVYDKERPGVTWPKQLNAPLEVVDPQIADIIELEKARQWKGLELIPSENFTSVSVMQAVGSVMTNKYSEGYPGARYYGGNEYIDMAERLCQKRALEAFRLDPAKWGVNVQPLSGSPSNFQVYTALLKPHDRIMALDLPHGGHLSHGYQTDTKKISAVSIFFETMPYRLNESTGYIDYDQMENMAKLFRPKLIVAGASAYARLYDYARVRKVCDKQKAILLADMAHISGLVAAGVIPSPFDYADVVTTTTHKSLRGPRGAMIFFRKGVKETNKQGQEVLYDYEDRINQAVFPGLQGGPHNHTITGLAVALKQATTPEYRAYQEQVLSNCSKFAQALSERGYELVSGGTENHLVLVNLKNKGIDGSRVEKVLEAVHIAANKNTVPGDVSAMVPGGIRMGTPALTSRGFVEEDFVKVAEFFDAAVKLAVKIKAESKGTKLKDFMATIESSSTFQAEIAKLRHDVEEYAKQFPTIGFDKATMKYKD, from the exons atggcgATGGCAATGGCGCTTCGGAGGCTCTCATCTTCCATAGACAAACCTCTCCGCCCTCTCTTCAATGCCACTTCCGTTTGCTACAAG TCATCGTTGCCTGATGAAGCTGTCTACGACAAAGAGAGACCAGGAGTTACA TGGCCAAAGCAATTGAATGCCCCGCTTGAGGTTGTTGATCCTCAGATTGCTGATATAATTGAGCTCGAAAAAGCTAGGCAATGGAAG GGGCTTGAACTGATACCGTCAGAGAATTTCACTTCAGTCTCTGTAATGCAAGCTGTTGGCTCAGTCATGACTAACAAGTACAGTGAAGGATATCCTGGTGCAAGATATTATGGTGGAAATGA GTACATTGATATGGCAGAAAGACTATGTCAGAAGCGTGCCCTCGAGGCATTTAGGTTGGATCCAGCTAAATGGGGAG TGAACGTTCAGCCTCTATCTGGGTctccttcaaattttcaagttTATACTGCATTGCTAAAACCTCATGACAGAATCATGGCACTTGATCTTCCTCATGGTGGACATCTTTCTCATGGATACCAG ACTGACACCAAAAAGATTTCTGCAGTCTCGATTTTTTTTGAGACAATGCCATATAGATTGAATGAAAGCACAGGATACATTGACTATGACCAG ATGGAAAACATGGCTAAACTCTTCAGGCCAAAATTAATTGTTGCTGGAGCCAGTGCTTATGCACGCCTGTATGATTATGCACGTGTACGCAAG GTGTGCGACAAACAGAAAGCTATACTGTTGGCAGATATGGCACACATCAGTGGATTGGTTGCAGCTGGTGTTATCCCATCACCTTTTGATTATGCAGATGTAGTGACTACCACCACTCACAAGTCACTTCGTGGCCCCCGTGGAGCTATGATATTCTTCAGGAAGGGAGTTAAAGAAACTAACAAACAAGGACAGGAG gtgTTGTATGACTACGAGGACCGAATCAACCAAGCTGTCTTCCCAGGACTGCAAGGTGGTCCGCACAACCACACCATTACTGGTTTGGCTGTTGCATTGAAGCAG GCTACAACTCCAGAGTATAGGGCATATCAAGAGCAAGTTCTCAGCAATTGTTCAAAATTTGCACAG GCTCTTAGTGAGAGAGGCTATGAGCTGGTTTCCGGTGGAACTGAGAATCATCTTGTTTTGGTGAATCTTAAGAACAAG GGAATTGATGGCTCCAGAGTTGAGAAGGTGTTGGAAGCTGTTCATATTGCAGCAAATAAAAACACTGTTCCTGGAGATGTCTCTGCTATGGTTCCTGGTGGCATCAGGATGG GAACGCCTGCCCTTACTTCTAGGGGATTTGTTGAGGAGGATTTTGTCAAGGTAGCGGAGTTTTTTGATGCAGCAGTAAAATTGGCTGTGAAGATAAAGGCAGAGAGCAAAG GAACGAAATTGAAGGACTTTATGGCCACAATCGAGTCATCTTCAACCTTTCAGGCAGAGATTGCAAAGCTCCGCCACGATGTTGAAGAGTATGCAAAGCAATTTCCAACCATTGGTTTCGATAAAGCAACCATGAAATACAAAGATTGA
- the LOC107480909 gene encoding uncharacterized protein LOC107480909, producing MVAEDYLSDQEIRDLGTESQAPFNPKPSIEVTLEEYDEWCKSWKQTLIVKPLGKRINLQTMERWINSRWGRNEAIRVMDFEERFFMVRFSCQEDYGYALFEGPWMIADHYLLVQRWRPLFIPQKTEVQKLATSVRISNLPTEPYNKHFLWKVGMSLGVMLRVDELTSIHSRRKFARICVEIDLRRKLVPSFTALGKDFKLEYEGLHQICFSCGRHGHKMDGCVELAEETKQDAEKHGEDSNRRHHRGGDNAGNLRQGK from the coding sequence ATGGTGGCGGAGGACTATCTCTCTGATCAAGAAATCAGGGACTTGGGTACAGAGTCTCAGGCTCCCTTCAACCCAAAACCATCAATCGAAGTGACCCTGGAGGAGTATGACGAGTGGTGCAAGTCATGGAAACAGACGCTGATTGTGAAGCCTCTAGGTAAGAGGATTAACCTTCAAACTATGGAAAGATGGATAAACAGTAGATGGGGTAGAAATGAGGCTATCCGAGTGATGGATTTCGAAGAAAGGTTCTTCATGGTTCGATTCTCTTGTCAAGAGGATTATGGATATGCCCTTTTCGAAGGACCATGGATGATTGCTGACCATTATCTGTTAGTGCAAAGATGGAGACCATTGTTCATCCCACAAAAAACAGAGGTGCAGAAATTGGCCACCTCGGTGAGAATTTCGAATCTCCCGACAGAGCCTTACAACAAGCATTTCCTTTGGAAAGTAGGGATGTCCTTGGGAGTCATGCTTCGTGTCGATGAGCTCACCTCAATCCATTCCAGAAGAAAATTTGCACGTATATGTGTGGAAATAGATCTTAGAAGAAAGCTTGTTCCATCATTCACTGCCCTTGGCAAGGATTTCAAATTGGAATACGAGGGACTCCACCAAATTTGTTTCTCTTGTGGAAGACATGGACACAAAATGGACGGGTGTGTTGAATTGGCAGAAGAGACCAAACAAGATGCAGAAAAACATGGTGAAGACTCTAACCGGAGACACCACAGAGGGGGTGACAATGCCGGAAACCTGAGACAAGGGAAGTAG
- the LOC107480988 gene encoding LOW QUALITY PROTEIN: organellar oligopeptidase A, chloroplastic/mitochondrial-like (The sequence of the model RefSeq protein was modified relative to this genomic sequence to represent the inferred CDS: substituted 1 base at 1 genomic stop codon) produces MAATTQDDNPLLKDFDFPPFDAVEAKHVRPGIRGLLTKLEADLDELERTVEPSWPKLVEPLEKILDRLSVVWGIVNHLKSVKDNSDLRSAIEDVQPEKVKFQLRLGQSKPIYNAFRAIQESPDWNTLSDARKRIVETQIKEAVLNGVSLEDDKREQFNKIEQELERLSQKFEENVLDATKKFEKQITDKKEIEGLPATALGLAAQSAVSKGHENASAENGPWVITLDAPCFIAVMQHARNRSLREEVYRAYVTRASSGDLDNTDIINQILKLRLEKAKLLNYNNYAEVSMATKMATVDKAEELLEKLRKASWDAAVQDIEDLKEFAKSQGAAEADDLTHWDINFWSETPPPPQKTKKKTEKKKKXLRPFFSLPKVIDGLFNLAKTLFGIEIEAADGLAPVWNKDVRFFRVKDSVGSPIAYFYFDPYSRPSEKKQGAWMDEVVARSRVLSHDGISPRLPVAHMVCNQTPPVGDKPSLMTFREVETVFHEFGHALQHMLTKQDEGLVAGIRGIEWDAVELPSQFMENWCYHRETLMGIAKHFETGESLPEDVYLKLVAARTYRAGSLSLRQLRFATVDLELHTKYVPGGPESIYDVDRRVSEKTQVIPPLPEDRFLCSFSHIFAGGYAAGYYSYKWAEVLSADAFSAFEDAGLDDIKAVKETGCKFRETILALGGGKAPLEVFVQFRGREPTPDALLRHNGLLSAAA; encoded by the exons ATGGCGGCAACTACACAGGACGATAACCCACTCCTGAAGGACTTCGATTTCCCTCCTTTCGATGCGGTGGAAGCGAAGCACGTGCGCCCGGGGATCCGCGGCCTCCTCACGAAGCTGGAAGCTGACTTGGACGAACTTGAACGCACTGTTGAGCCCTCCTGGCCCAAACTTGTTGAACCCTTGGAGAAGATCCTCGATCGCCTCTCCGTTGTCTGGGGCATCGTCAACCACCTCAAGTCCGTTAAGGATAATTCCGACCTCCGTTCCGCCATTGAAGATGTTCAG CCGGAGAAGGTTAAGTTCCAGCTTAGATTAGGGCAAAGCAAGCCCATTTACAATGCCTTCCGAGCCATTCAGGAGTCTCCTGATTGGAACACATTGAGTGATGCTCGCAAGCGTATAGTTGAAA CACAAATAAAGGAGGCGGTTCTTAATGGAGTTTCTCTTGAAGATGACAAAAGAGAGCAATTTAACAAAATTGAACAG GAACTAGAAAGGTTATCACAAAAATTTGAGGAGAATGTTTTGGATGCAACAAAAAAGTTTGAAAAGCAAATCACTGATAAGAAAGAGATTGAAGGATTACCTGCTACTGCTCTTGGGTTGGCGGCTCAAAGTGCAGTGTCTAAG GGACATGAAAATGCTTCGGCTGAGAATGGACCATGGGTTATCACATTGGATGCTCCATGTTTTATTGCTGTAATGCAACATGCTCGTAATCGTTCTTTGCGTGAGGAAGTCTACCGTGCATATGTTACGCGTGCTTCAAGTGGAGATTTGGATAATACAGacataattaatcaaattttaaagctTAGGTTGGAAAAGGCCAAGCTTCTCAATTACAACAACTATGCTGAG GTTAGCATGGCTACCAAAATGGCAACTGTTGATAAAGCAGAAGAACTTCTGGAAAAGCTTCGCAAAGCTTCCTGGGATGCTGCCGTGCAAG ATATTGAAGATCTTAAGGAATTTGCCAAAAGTCAAGGTGCAGCTGAAGCTGACGATTTGACACATTGGGACATCAACTTTTGGAGTGAGAcccccccccccccccaaaaaacaaaaaaaaaaaccgaaaaaaaaaagaagt AACTACGCCCATTTTTCTCTCTCCCAAAGGTTATTGATGGGCTCTTTAACCTTGCAAAAACTCTTTTTGGTATTGAAATTGAGGCAGCTGATGGCCTAGCCCCG gTTTGGAATAAGGATGTCAGGTTCTTCCGTGTTAAAGATTCTGTAGGTAGTCCAATTGCATACTTCTATTTTGACCCATACAGTCGTCCCTCTGAAAAAAAACAAGGTGCATGGATGGATGAAGTTGTTGCTCGTAGTCGTGTATTATCACATGATGGTATCTCGCCAAGGTTACCTGTTGCCCACATGGTGTGCAATCAAACACCACCAGTAGGGGACAAGCCTAGCCTAATGACATTCCGTGAG GTTGAGACCGTCTTCCATGAATTTGGTCATGCACTGCAACACATGCTTACCAAGCAGGATGAGGGTTTGGTTGCTGGTATTCGAGGGATAGAGTGGGATGCTGTTGAGCTACCTTCTCAGTTCATGGAAAATTGGTGCTATCATAG AGAGACTCTAATGGGTATTGCAAAGCACTTTGAAACTGGGGAGTCTCTCCCCGAAGATGTATACTTGAAGCTTGTTGCAGCTAGGACTTATCGTGCTGGATCTCTAAGTCTTCGGCAG TTAAGATTTGCAACTGTAGATCTAGAGCTTCATACAAAATATGTTCCTGGAGGACCAGAATCTATCTATGATGTTGACCGGAGAGTTTCTGAGAAAACACAAGTGATTCCTCCACTGCCAGAGGACAGGTTTCTTTGCAGTTTTAGCCACATATTTGCAG gtgGATATGCAGCTGGATATTACAGTTACAAG TGGGCTGAGGTGTTGTCTGCAGATGCTTTCTCTGCATTTGAGGATGCTGGGTTAGATGACATCAAG GCTGTTAAAGAAACAGGGTGCAAGTTCCGCGAGACGATTCTTGCTCTTGGAGGCGGCAAGGCACCCCTAGAG GTGTTTGTGCAATTCCGGGGGCGAGAACCAACACCGGATGCATTGCTCAGGCACAATGGCCTATTGTCAGCTGCAGCTTGA